A single Acidobacteriaceae bacterium DNA region contains:
- a CDS encoding GxxExxY protein yields the protein MGPRQLGWDEGDVGPEELNGLAKRVLDAAFRVHSALAPGLLESAYCACLVFELAQSGLEIKTEVPVPVVYQGVKLADVGYRIDILVAGELVVEVKSIETVAPVHLSQLISYLKLSDRRLGLLINFNVERLRDGIFRRVNGF from the coding sequence GTGGGGCCACGGCAGTTGGGGTGGGATGAGGGTGATGTGGGGCCTGAAGAGCTGAATGGGTTGGCGAAGCGAGTGCTGGATGCGGCGTTTCGCGTGCACTCGGCGCTTGCGCCTGGGCTGCTGGAGAGCGCATATTGCGCGTGTCTTGTCTTTGAATTGGCGCAGTCTGGATTAGAGATCAAGACGGAAGTGCCGGTTCCGGTGGTGTATCAGGGTGTGAAGCTGGCGGATGTTGGGTACAGGATTGACATTCTTGTGGCAGGTGAGCTGGTGGTTGAGGTGAAGTCGATCGAGACGGTCGCTCCGGTACACCTGTCGCAGCTGATCTCGTATTTGAAGTTGTCGGATCGGAGACTCGGTTTGCTGATCAACTTCAATGTCGAGCGGCTGCGGGATGGGATTTTTCGGCGAGTGAATGGATTTTGA
- a CDS encoding SET domain-containing protein-lysine N-methyltransferase — translation MPRPAAPATPRLLIRSSAIHAAGVTTLDPIPRGRRILEYDGPRIPKTVADDRYADKPVTYLFSIEGTDDVIDGFSAAMFVNHSCTPNCETEEDKGRVYIKAIRNIAAGEELVYEYNLHDSDDDNADCYCGAPQCRRTMFSDDELKRRARLAKRKAAKSK, via the coding sequence ATGCCTCGGCCTGCAGCCCCCGCCACACCCCGCCTTCTCATCCGCTCTTCCGCCATCCACGCCGCCGGCGTCACCACCCTCGACCCCATCCCCCGCGGCCGCCGCATCCTCGAGTACGACGGCCCTCGCATCCCCAAGACCGTCGCCGACGACCGCTACGCCGACAAGCCCGTCACCTACCTCTTCTCCATCGAGGGCACCGACGACGTCATCGACGGCTTCTCCGCCGCCATGTTCGTCAACCACTCCTGCACGCCCAACTGCGAGACCGAAGAGGACAAAGGCCGCGTCTACATCAAGGCCATCCGCAACATCGCCGCCGGCGAAGAGCTCGTCTACGAGTACAACCTCCACGACTCCGACGACGACAACGCCGACTGCTACTGCGGCGCCCCGCAATGCCGCCGCACCATGTTCTCCGACGACGAACTCAAACGCCGCGCACGCCTCGCCAAACGCAAAGCCGCAAAGAGCAAGTAA
- a CDS encoding tetratricopeptide repeat protein codes for MRRLWLAVCVAGLGVGVACAQTPASQANTPQWQQTPEGRPASPQPNVTCSGGATKGPDGKWTTASDCGPAQDKPVPSNAAQQFPYPGETETPKPATQTPSAPDAQQTPKSPAQQFPFPGDDAQGSSSSSSSPGAGDVKPAPPGGLQDAGSSGASSSSSSSSSGYSSSGADQPSGSPDEDDEGVPTKTRASRKRPSEPVVTSSQRFAEDMQVAGFYQNDGNFMGAYMRAKDAVSLDANDPDAHLALAEAARKLGKLDEAEQNYKKCLQLDPVPKTKRAAQAALKEMTGGG; via the coding sequence ATGAGGCGATTGTGGCTGGCGGTGTGCGTGGCGGGGCTGGGAGTGGGCGTGGCGTGCGCGCAGACGCCCGCAAGCCAGGCGAACACCCCGCAGTGGCAGCAGACGCCGGAGGGACGGCCTGCGTCGCCGCAGCCAAATGTGACCTGCTCGGGAGGGGCGACGAAGGGCCCTGACGGAAAGTGGACGACGGCGAGCGACTGTGGGCCGGCGCAGGACAAGCCGGTGCCGTCGAATGCGGCGCAACAATTTCCGTATCCGGGCGAGACGGAGACTCCGAAGCCGGCGACGCAGACGCCGAGTGCTCCGGACGCGCAGCAGACGCCTAAGAGTCCGGCGCAGCAGTTTCCGTTTCCGGGAGATGACGCGCAGGGATCGTCTTCATCTTCGTCGTCACCGGGTGCAGGCGATGTGAAGCCGGCGCCGCCGGGTGGGTTGCAGGATGCCGGGAGCTCGGGTGCGAGCAGTAGTTCGAGTTCGAGCTCGTCGGGGTACTCGAGCTCAGGTGCGGATCAGCCGTCGGGTTCGCCGGACGAGGATGATGAGGGAGTGCCGACGAAGACGCGGGCGAGCCGTAAGAGACCGTCGGAGCCAGTGGTGACGAGCTCGCAACGATTTGCTGAGGATATGCAGGTGGCCGGGTTCTACCAGAACGACGGCAACTTCATGGGCGCGTATATGCGGGCCAAGGATGCGGTGTCGCTGGATGCGAATGATCCGGATGCGCACCTGGCGCTGGCAGAGGCCGCGCGAAAGCTGGGCAAGCTGGATGAGGCGGAGCAGAACTACAAGAAGTGCCTGCAGCTTGATCCGGTGCCGAAGACGAAGAGAGCGGCGCAGGCGGCGCTGAAGGAGATGACCGGCGGGGGGTAG
- a CDS encoding cytochrome c-type biogenesis protein CcmH: MRKRLLHVALLCVLAVPMLGAGGPSSRFDALGHKLMCVCGCGQVLLECNHVGCPDSDREITELRTEIATGLPDPGVLNWFVAKYGPTVLAAPLRGGFDIVAWIVPFAALLLGIAIVVFLIHLWRRRSPRGPSDGPPSPVDDTVRDRIRRETTY, translated from the coding sequence ATGCGTAAGCGCCTCCTCCACGTCGCGCTGCTCTGCGTCCTCGCCGTCCCCATGCTCGGCGCCGGCGGACCCTCCTCGCGCTTTGACGCCCTCGGCCACAAGCTCATGTGCGTCTGCGGCTGCGGCCAGGTCCTGCTCGAGTGCAATCACGTCGGCTGCCCAGACTCCGACCGCGAGATCACCGAACTCCGTACCGAAATTGCTACTGGCCTTCCCGACCCCGGCGTGCTGAACTGGTTTGTCGCAAAGTACGGGCCCACAGTACTCGCCGCTCCTCTTCGCGGCGGCTTCGACATCGTCGCCTGGATCGTTCCCTTCGCGGCTCTCCTTCTGGGCATCGCAATCGTCGTCTTCCTCATCCACCTCTGGCGCCGCCGTTCACCCAGAGGCCCATCGGACGGTCCGCCATCGCCAGTCGACGACACAGTTCGGGATCGCATCCGCCGGGAGACTACATACTAG
- a CDS encoding heme lyase CcmF/NrfE family subunit — MLHPMPSFGSLSLLFALMFCVYTLFSGAISLRALATGRPLALSPEALRETSRRAGIASFIVISCAAFALIWAAFTNDFSVDYILHHTNRDLNPVYKFSALWSGQEGSLLLWAWLLSAYGFVMRIRDKADVTLHAYASTILSAIQVFFLLLLVFAAPPFAIAPGPLRADGFGLNPLLQYPEMVIHPPMLYLGYVGFSVPFAFALGALMMRYPGEKWIHITRRWTMVTWLFLTCGICLGMHWAYAVLGWGGYWGWDPVENASLMPWLAGTAFLHSVMMQEKRGMMKIWNVWLIFATFMLSILGTLLTRSGVVSSVHAFAESNIGNWFYAFLLIVFIVCLFTFLRQRDHLKAENKLESLVSRESSFLFNNLVLLTACFTILWGTLFPILSEYVQGSKVTMGPPFYNRVAVPIGLFLIFLTGVGPLLAWRATSLRSIRRNVLLPCLAIIVSAIVLMITGLRPWNEADGSTGAIYSLVCFSLAAGVITAIVTEFLRGANVIRNQTSKNLLSSAILLTRRNTRRYGGYIIHFGIVVLFIGVAGSAFNQSRELEMSFGDSLQIGSYKFVCQSYSQDSNPNYDTDFALLDVLHNGKKITQLTPERRFYNASQEYETRVAIHSTLARDIYVVFEGRNPETDKPIIKVFLNPLVNWIWIGVAIVIFGTAIALVPPLKPRAPSSTAALSSKADAERREVVHA; from the coding sequence ATGCTGCACCCCATGCCGTCCTTCGGCAGCCTCTCACTCCTGTTCGCTCTCATGTTCTGCGTCTATACGCTGTTCAGCGGAGCTATCTCCTTGCGCGCATTGGCAACGGGCCGCCCGCTGGCCCTCTCCCCCGAAGCCCTCCGCGAGACCTCGCGCCGCGCCGGCATCGCCAGCTTCATCGTCATCTCCTGCGCCGCCTTCGCGCTCATCTGGGCCGCCTTCACCAACGACTTCTCCGTCGACTACATCCTCCACCACACCAACCGCGACCTCAACCCGGTCTACAAGTTCTCCGCGCTCTGGTCCGGCCAGGAAGGCTCTCTCCTCCTCTGGGCCTGGCTGCTCTCTGCCTACGGCTTCGTCATGCGCATCCGCGACAAAGCCGACGTCACCCTGCACGCCTACGCCTCAACGATCCTCAGCGCCATCCAGGTCTTTTTCCTTCTCCTGCTCGTCTTCGCCGCGCCGCCCTTCGCCATCGCACCCGGTCCGCTGCGCGCCGACGGCTTCGGCCTGAACCCACTCCTCCAATATCCCGAGATGGTCATCCATCCCCCGATGCTCTATCTCGGATACGTTGGTTTCTCCGTGCCCTTCGCCTTCGCGCTCGGCGCGCTCATGATGCGCTACCCCGGCGAAAAATGGATTCACATCACCCGCCGCTGGACGATGGTCACCTGGCTCTTCCTCACCTGCGGCATCTGCCTCGGTATGCACTGGGCCTACGCCGTGCTCGGCTGGGGCGGCTACTGGGGCTGGGACCCCGTCGAAAACGCCTCGCTCATGCCTTGGCTCGCGGGCACCGCCTTCCTTCACTCCGTCATGATGCAGGAGAAGCGCGGCATGATGAAGATCTGGAACGTCTGGCTCATCTTCGCCACGTTCATGCTCTCAATCCTCGGCACGTTGCTCACACGCTCCGGCGTCGTCAGCTCCGTCCACGCGTTCGCCGAAAGCAACATCGGCAACTGGTTCTACGCCTTCCTTCTGATCGTCTTCATCGTCTGCCTCTTCACCTTCCTGCGCCAGCGCGATCACCTCAAGGCCGAAAACAAGCTCGAGTCTCTCGTCTCGCGCGAATCCAGTTTCCTCTTCAACAATCTCGTCCTTCTCACCGCCTGCTTCACCATCCTCTGGGGCACACTCTTCCCCATCCTCAGCGAGTACGTGCAAGGTTCCAAGGTCACCATGGGGCCGCCGTTCTACAACCGCGTCGCCGTTCCCATCGGCCTCTTCCTCATCTTCCTTACCGGAGTCGGCCCCCTCCTCGCCTGGCGCGCCACCTCGTTGCGCTCCATCCGCCGGAACGTGCTCCTTCCCTGCCTCGCCATCATCGTCAGCGCGATCGTTCTCATGATCACCGGCCTGCGCCCCTGGAACGAAGCCGACGGATCCACCGGCGCCATCTACTCGCTCGTCTGCTTCTCACTCGCCGCCGGCGTCATCACCGCCATCGTCACCGAGTTCCTTCGCGGCGCCAACGTCATCCGCAACCAGACCAGCAAAAATCTCCTGTCCTCCGCGATTCTCCTCACGCGTCGCAACACTCGCCGCTACGGTGGATACATCATCCACTTCGGCATCGTTGTCCTGTTCATCGGCGTCGCCGGCTCGGCCTTCAACCAATCGCGCGAGCTCGAGATGTCCTTCGGCGACTCCCTCCAGATCGGCTCGTACAAGTTCGTCTGCCAGTCCTACTCGCAAGACTCGAACCCCAACTACGACACCGACTTCGCTCTCCTCGACGTCCTCCACAACGGCAAGAAGATTACGCAGCTCACCCCCGAGCGCCGCTTCTACAACGCCAGCCAGGAGTACGAAACACGCGTCGCCATCCACTCCACCCTCGCCCGCGACATCTACGTCGTCTTCGAAGGCCGCAACCCCGAGACGGACAAGCCGATCATCAAGGTCTTCCTCAACCCGCTCGTCAACTGGATCTGGATCGGCGTCGCCATCGTCATCTTCGGCACCGCCATCGCTCTCGTCCCGCCACTGAAACCCCGCGCCCCGTCTTCCACAGCGGCTTTATCGTCCAAAGCTGACGCAGAGCGCCGCGAAGTCGTCCATGCGTAA
- a CDS encoding response regulator, translating to MSATILLIDDNAVQAATRQTILKRAGYFVIAVLSPQRALEQLRSNDFPEPIDLVLTDHIMPGMTGSEFVAHLREFQPNLPVLVISGMADAEEEYENLGVEFRLKPLLPDNLLASVHRLISSGTAQSASA from the coding sequence ATGTCCGCGACCATCCTGCTCATTGACGACAACGCTGTGCAAGCGGCCACCCGGCAGACCATCCTCAAGCGCGCGGGGTATTTCGTCATTGCGGTCCTCAGTCCTCAGCGCGCGCTCGAACAGCTCCGCAGCAACGACTTCCCTGAGCCCATCGATCTCGTACTCACCGACCACATCATGCCCGGCATGACTGGCTCCGAGTTCGTCGCTCACCTTCGCGAGTTCCAGCCCAACCTCCCCGTGCTGGTCATCAGCGGCATGGCTGACGCCGAAGAGGAATACGAGAACCTTGGCGTCGAGTTCCGCCTCAAGCCCCTGCTTCCCGACAACCTCCTCGCCAGCGTCCACCGCCTGATCTCTTCCGGGACCGCCCAAAGCGCCTCCGCGTAA
- a CDS encoding protein kinase, with the protein MKRRVIRQYEFIRKIGSGGSGVVFLANDTLLQRPVVLKLLKRGVQTAEQVRATQLREARLASAIDHPNVCAIYEVGEEDEEAYIVMQYIPGKSLDKVIAEGPANVQLVLSSGMQIADGLQAAHGLGIFHRDLKPANVMLTDGGLIKILDFGLARQLKREKLEEPNGNFDPSLPGHPPQIPAGATYTARGGTIAYMAPEQFVTGQSSVQSDIFALGLILYEMVSGRHPFHRPDAQELQSIRAIQFAAPPSLREIVPDIPGELESVILRCLEKQPSERYGSAAEVREGLKTIVKSLQLDSMVMAGEGAINMPAQQRLDLETPEEEKRTTGILSMLAERFRESTTSQEKKGTDIVVLPFVNLGTTEATHFYGQALADAVATRLAKVPSLVVRPSSTLMNIPTRQLDPLSVGRRLLVDFVLTGSFLRSERGFDLNWQLLDVQRQSVRTGGAISVGTFDLIAVQTEICDQVFAELQGRGELTSGNAQSGGENSLGGAVSEEYLQARALLSSFMSRTGNRDELDRAREMFERVVARDPGYAPGWSGLGVTHLQYARHGMGGQMHVLEARRAFDRALERDPDSVEANLYRVYMLLSRGEKESARHGIEHLLQEAANDWNVHLVAGITLRIDGLYEEALDQFNTSLRLNPSNAAVIYNHRARVYQYQNQLELASDEIDKGLTLEPKQPLLRISKGYQYMREGQLSRAVNTLEEVIRDDASLRIVFPTIAMCYVQLGDRSRAATFITEDVLSAAGADSEMAYRLATYFAVEEDAPEALHWLRRAIYLGNENYPWFSKNPAWRPLTENGDFQRILEDLKKSYRRNQKNWKRLLG; encoded by the coding sequence ATGAAGCGCCGTGTAATCCGCCAGTATGAGTTCATCCGGAAGATCGGCTCGGGTGGAAGCGGCGTGGTCTTCCTGGCCAACGACACGCTGCTGCAGCGGCCGGTGGTCCTGAAGCTGCTGAAGCGCGGGGTGCAGACGGCGGAGCAGGTGCGGGCGACGCAGTTGCGGGAGGCGCGGCTGGCGTCGGCGATCGACCATCCCAACGTCTGCGCGATCTACGAAGTGGGCGAGGAGGATGAAGAAGCCTACATTGTGATGCAGTACATCCCGGGCAAGAGCCTGGACAAGGTCATTGCCGAGGGACCTGCGAATGTGCAGCTTGTGCTTTCAAGCGGGATGCAGATTGCGGATGGTCTGCAGGCGGCGCATGGTCTGGGGATTTTTCATCGGGATTTAAAGCCGGCCAATGTGATGCTGACCGATGGCGGGCTGATCAAGATTCTGGACTTCGGGCTGGCGCGGCAGTTGAAGCGCGAGAAGCTCGAAGAGCCGAACGGGAATTTTGATCCGTCGCTGCCGGGGCATCCGCCGCAGATTCCGGCGGGGGCAACTTACACCGCGCGCGGAGGAACGATCGCGTACATGGCGCCGGAGCAGTTCGTGACGGGGCAGTCGAGCGTGCAGAGCGATATCTTTGCGCTGGGGCTGATTCTGTACGAGATGGTGAGCGGGCGTCATCCGTTCCACCGGCCGGATGCGCAGGAGCTGCAGAGTATTCGGGCGATTCAGTTTGCGGCGCCGCCATCGTTGCGAGAGATTGTGCCGGATATTCCGGGCGAGTTGGAGAGTGTGATTCTCCGCTGCCTGGAGAAACAGCCGTCGGAGCGGTATGGCTCGGCCGCGGAGGTGCGTGAGGGGCTGAAGACGATTGTGAAGTCGCTGCAACTGGATTCGATGGTGATGGCGGGCGAGGGCGCGATCAACATGCCGGCGCAGCAGCGGCTGGACCTCGAAACGCCGGAAGAAGAGAAGCGGACCACGGGAATTTTGTCGATGCTGGCGGAACGGTTTCGCGAGAGTACGACGAGCCAGGAGAAGAAGGGTACGGACATTGTGGTGCTGCCGTTCGTGAACCTTGGCACGACGGAGGCCACGCACTTTTATGGGCAGGCGCTGGCGGATGCGGTGGCGACGCGACTGGCAAAGGTGCCATCGCTGGTGGTGCGGCCGTCGAGCACGCTGATGAATATTCCGACACGGCAGCTGGATCCGTTGAGTGTGGGGCGGAGGCTGCTGGTGGACTTCGTGCTGACGGGAAGCTTTCTGCGGTCGGAGCGGGGATTTGATCTGAACTGGCAGCTTTTGGACGTGCAAAGGCAGAGCGTGCGAACGGGCGGGGCCATAAGCGTGGGGACGTTTGACTTGATCGCGGTGCAGACGGAGATCTGCGATCAAGTGTTCGCGGAGTTGCAGGGCAGAGGCGAGCTCACGAGCGGGAACGCGCAATCTGGTGGTGAAAACTCGCTGGGCGGAGCGGTGTCAGAGGAGTATTTGCAGGCCCGGGCTCTGTTGTCGTCGTTCATGTCGAGAACGGGAAATCGGGATGAACTGGATCGCGCGCGAGAGATGTTTGAGCGCGTTGTGGCACGTGATCCCGGGTATGCGCCTGGGTGGTCGGGGCTCGGCGTAACGCATCTGCAGTATGCGCGGCATGGCATGGGCGGACAGATGCACGTGCTGGAGGCGCGCAGGGCGTTCGATCGCGCGCTGGAGCGTGATCCGGATTCGGTGGAGGCGAATCTCTATCGCGTGTATATGCTCCTGTCGCGCGGCGAGAAAGAGAGCGCACGGCATGGCATTGAGCACCTGCTGCAGGAGGCAGCTAACGACTGGAACGTGCACCTGGTGGCCGGCATAACGCTACGCATCGATGGCCTGTACGAGGAAGCGCTTGATCAGTTCAACACGTCGTTGCGGTTGAACCCATCGAATGCAGCGGTTATCTATAACCATCGTGCGCGTGTGTACCAGTACCAAAATCAGTTGGAGCTGGCGAGCGACGAGATCGACAAGGGACTGACGCTGGAGCCGAAGCAGCCGCTGCTGAGGATTTCGAAGGGCTATCAGTACATGCGCGAGGGCCAGTTGTCGCGCGCGGTTAATACGCTCGAAGAGGTGATTCGAGACGATGCTTCGCTGCGGATTGTGTTTCCGACGATTGCGATGTGCTACGTGCAGTTAGGCGACCGCTCGAGAGCGGCGACGTTTATTACTGAAGATGTGCTGTCGGCTGCGGGTGCGGACAGTGAGATGGCGTACAGGCTCGCGACGTACTTCGCAGTGGAAGAAGACGCGCCGGAGGCGCTGCACTGGCTAAGGCGAGCGATCTACCTGGGCAATGAGAACTATCCGTGGTTCAGCAAGAATCCGGCGTGGCGTCCGCTGACGGAGAACGGCGACTTTCAGCGGATTCTCGAGGATTTGAAGAAGAGCTATCGGCGGAATCAGAAGAACTGGAAGCGGCTGCTGGGGTGA
- the bshA gene encoding N-acetyl-alpha-D-glucosaminyl L-malate synthase BshA, with translation MKIGITCYPTYGGSGVVATELGIELAARGHEVHFITYSQPFRLNGREENIRYHEVPVSNYPLFEYPPYDLALATRMAEVAEIYSLDLLHVHYAIPHSVSALLARQMLAAQGLHLPFITTLHGTDITLVGLDRSYLPITRFGIDQSDGVTAISEYLRERTREAFSVQRPIEVIRNFVNCDLYRRDPELVARERPRFAQPNERLLVHLSNFRPVKRVLDVISVFARISKELPARLMLIGDGPERSAAEYLAKRMGISDRVEFVGKQENVHELLPLADLMLMPSEMESFGLAALEAMACCVPTIATRVGGVPELIEHEENGLLFEVGDIAGMSESAIELLSDPDRLEEMASEARRTAQDKFCASRIIPQYERFYQSIIRSSPKLSAG, from the coding sequence ATGAAGATCGGCATCACCTGCTATCCCACCTACGGCGGCTCCGGCGTTGTCGCCACTGAGCTCGGCATCGAGCTTGCCGCTCGCGGTCACGAGGTGCACTTCATCACCTACTCGCAGCCCTTCCGCCTCAACGGCCGCGAAGAGAACATCCGCTATCACGAAGTTCCCGTCTCCAACTACCCGCTCTTCGAGTACCCGCCCTACGATCTCGCGCTCGCCACGCGCATGGCAGAGGTCGCAGAGATCTACTCTCTCGATCTCCTGCACGTTCACTACGCGATCCCGCACTCCGTCTCCGCGCTGCTCGCGCGCCAGATGCTTGCCGCTCAGGGTCTGCATCTGCCGTTCATCACCACGCTCCACGGCACTGACATCACTCTCGTCGGCCTCGACCGCTCCTACCTTCCCATCACTCGTTTCGGAATCGACCAGTCCGACGGCGTCACCGCTATCTCCGAGTACCTCCGCGAGCGCACCCGCGAAGCCTTCTCGGTACAGCGCCCCATCGAAGTCATACGCAACTTCGTTAACTGCGATCTCTACCGCCGCGACCCCGAGCTCGTCGCTCGCGAACGCCCGCGCTTTGCTCAGCCAAACGAGCGCCTCCTCGTTCATCTCTCGAACTTCCGTCCGGTCAAGCGCGTGCTCGACGTCATCTCTGTCTTCGCACGCATCTCCAAAGAACTTCCCGCACGCCTGATGCTCATCGGAGACGGGCCGGAGCGTTCCGCCGCCGAGTACCTCGCCAAGCGCATGGGCATTAGCGATCGCGTCGAGTTCGTCGGCAAACAGGAGAATGTTCACGAGCTTCTTCCACTCGCCGACCTCATGCTCATGCCGAGCGAGATGGAAAGCTTCGGCCTCGCCGCCCTCGAGGCGATGGCCTGCTGTGTTCCGACCATCGCGACCCGAGTCGGCGGTGTCCCAGAGCTTATCGAGCACGAGGAAAACGGTTTGCTGTTTGAGGTCGGCGACATCGCCGGCATGTCCGAGTCCGCCATCGAACTCCTCTCGGATCCCGACCGTCTGGAGGAGATGGCCAGCGAAGCTCGTCGCACCGCGCAGGATAAGTTCTGCGCCTCCCGCATCATCCCGCAGTACGAGCGCTTCTACCAGAGCATCATCCGCTCCTCGCCGAAACTTTCGGCCGGTTAG
- a CDS encoding ChbG/HpnK family deacetylase: protein MLVRLIINADDFGLTRGVNRAIAELHDAGAVTSATLMASGAAFDDAVNLALARPSLGIGCHIVLVDGIPVSDPATIPTLLGPDRRTFRTSLADFALGVLRGAITQADIQREALAQIQKLQRAGLKLTHADTHKHTHLLSRVSQPIIRALEQSGVRSIRNPFEPRWAASIGGSTRRSLFVRAFQPGRRRFEASLPIASLQILTTRGTIGISATGHLNSTTLNQLLERTPDGTWELVCHPGYNDHDLDAISTRLRTERETELNALFAAFAKSSSNTLHPSGLQLIHYGELGG, encoded by the coding sequence ATGCTTGTTCGCCTCATCATCAATGCGGATGACTTCGGTCTTACGCGCGGCGTCAACCGCGCCATCGCCGAGCTGCACGATGCGGGTGCCGTCACCTCCGCAACTCTCATGGCCAGCGGGGCAGCCTTCGACGACGCAGTCAACCTCGCACTTGCCCGTCCCTCACTCGGCATCGGTTGCCACATCGTTCTCGTAGACGGCATCCCGGTCTCCGACCCGGCAACCATCCCCACCCTCCTCGGTCCCGATCGCCGCACCTTCCGCACGTCGCTCGCAGACTTCGCACTCGGCGTTCTCCGCGGTGCCATTACACAAGCCGACATCCAGCGCGAGGCACTTGCACAGATCCAGAAGCTCCAGCGCGCGGGCCTTAAACTCACACACGCCGACACGCACAAACACACCCACCTCCTCTCGCGCGTCAGCCAGCCCATCATCCGCGCCCTCGAGCAGTCCGGCGTCCGTTCCATCCGCAATCCATTCGAGCCACGCTGGGCCGCCTCCATCGGCGGAAGCACGCGGCGCAGTCTCTTCGTTCGCGCCTTTCAACCCGGCCGCCGCCGCTTCGAGGCCTCGCTCCCGATCGCCAGCCTCCAAATTCTCACCACCCGCGGCACCATCGGCATCTCCGCTACGGGCCACCTCAACAGCACAACGCTCAACCAACTGCTCGAAAGAACCCCCGACGGCACGTGGGAGCTCGTCTGCCATCCCGGCTACAACGACCACGATCTCGACGCCATCAGCACACGCCTGCGCACCGAGCGCGAAACGGAGCTCAACGCGCTCTTCGCCGCCTTTGCAAAATCTTCATCAAACACCTTGCACCCTTCCGGCCTCCAACTCATCCATTACGGAGAGCTCGGCGGATAA
- the hmgA gene encoding homogentisate 1,2-dioxygenase, whose translation MAELTYQSGFGNEFATEARAGALPVGQNSPQRNAFGLYTEQVSGSSFTAPRGKNRRTWMYRIRPSVVHEPYQLFEKQTLWRSGPFDEVPTPPNQMRWNPPEFPSEPTDFVEGVTTIGGSGDPAMQDGAGVHIYTATASMKDRYFYNADAEMLILPQQGAVRFATECGIIDVKPGELVVIPRGIKFRVELLEGNARGYICENYGQPFRLPDLGPIGANGLANPRDFLTPVAAFEDREGDVEVVSKFLGRLWHATYNHSPINVVAWHGNYAPYKYDMARFNCINTVSFDHPDPSIFCVLTAPSHLEGVANVDFVIFPPRWLVAEHTFRPPWFHRNMMNEFMGLIFGVYDAKAEGFLPGGASLHNCMSGHGPDAETFEKASAAELKPQHVEDTLAFMFETRLPVRPSRWALESKILQHEYYECWQGLKRLYPGDAK comes from the coding sequence ATGGCGGAGCTGACGTATCAGTCTGGGTTTGGGAATGAGTTTGCGACGGAGGCGCGCGCGGGCGCGTTGCCGGTGGGGCAGAATTCGCCGCAGCGAAATGCGTTTGGGCTGTATACGGAGCAGGTGAGCGGGTCGTCGTTTACGGCGCCGCGGGGGAAGAACCGGCGCACGTGGATGTACCGGATTCGGCCATCGGTGGTGCATGAGCCGTATCAGCTATTCGAAAAGCAGACACTGTGGCGCAGCGGGCCGTTCGATGAGGTGCCGACCCCACCGAACCAGATGCGGTGGAATCCCCCGGAGTTTCCATCAGAGCCGACAGATTTCGTTGAGGGGGTGACAACGATTGGAGGAAGTGGCGATCCGGCGATGCAGGATGGTGCGGGGGTGCACATTTATACGGCGACCGCATCGATGAAGGACCGCTACTTCTACAACGCAGACGCAGAGATGCTGATTTTGCCGCAGCAGGGCGCGGTGCGATTTGCGACGGAGTGCGGGATCATCGACGTCAAGCCCGGCGAACTGGTGGTGATTCCGCGCGGGATTAAGTTTCGCGTGGAGCTGTTGGAGGGCAACGCGCGCGGATACATCTGCGAGAACTATGGGCAGCCTTTTCGTCTGCCGGATCTCGGACCGATTGGAGCGAATGGGCTGGCGAATCCGCGTGACTTTCTAACGCCGGTTGCGGCGTTCGAGGACCGCGAAGGCGATGTCGAGGTGGTGTCGAAGTTTCTCGGCAGGCTGTGGCATGCGACGTACAATCATTCGCCCATCAATGTTGTGGCGTGGCATGGAAACTATGCGCCGTACAAGTACGACATGGCGCGGTTCAACTGCATTAACACGGTGAGCTTCGACCATCCGGACCCGTCCATCTTCTGCGTGCTGACAGCGCCTTCTCATCTTGAAGGCGTCGCGAATGTGGACTTCGTGATCTTTCCGCCGCGCTGGTTGGTGGCAGAGCACACCTTCAGGCCGCCTTGGTTTCATCGCAACATGATGAACGAGTTCATGGGTTTGATCTTTGGTGTGTATGACGCCAAGGCTGAAGGTTTTCTGCCCGGTGGAGCGAGTCTGCACAACTGCATGTCGGGCCATGGACCGGATGCGGAGACGTTCGAGAAAGCAAGCGCGGCGGAGTTGAAGCCGCAGCATGTGGAGGACACGCTGGCGTTCATGTTCGAGACGAGGCTTCCGGTCAGGCCGAGCAGGTGGGCGCTCGAATCGAAGATCCTGCAGCATGAGTATTACGAGTGCTGGCAAGGGTTAAAGCGGCTGTATCCGGGAGATGCGAAGTAG